The DNA region CGCGTCGGCAAAGTGGTCGATTTTTTCGATCAGCTCGCCCGTGGCGTCGTTGAAGAACACGGCGCCGGCGTGCTCCTCGCGGGTGGCAAGGGTGGAATCGTTTTTCCAGTTCACCGGGTTGATGGCGATGGCGCCTTCCAGCAGAACAGGCGAGCCTTTCGCATCGGGACCTTCGGTGTTGTAGGTGATGATGACGCCGGTGTCGTCTGCGCCCATGGCCCGCTTCATCCAGGGGTATTGCTCAAGATCGTGCGTGGTTACCGAGTACCCGATGAGGTATGCGGCCACGAGTCGCTTCTGCAGCGCGGGATCGTCGAACCGCTTCCGCATCAGGTTGATCAGGGTCATGGTGCCCTGGCTGTGGCCGGCAATGATGAACGGGCGGTCCTTGTTCAGGTGCTCCAGGTAGTAATCGAAGGCGGCTTCCACATCCCGCGCGCCGAGCTGGAACGACGGGTCGGCGAACATATCGGTGCCGCCGCGCGCCGTGAACTCGTCCTGCACGGCGCCGGACTGCTGGCGGTAGAATGGTGCGAACAGGTTGGCCGAACCGGAATAGACGCCAGCCTGGGCAACGGTCAGGCCTTTGGCAAATGCGCGGAGCTTCTTGTCCGCGACATCCATGTTGGTGGAGTCCTTGCCGCTGAATATGGTGGGATGTACATAGAATACGTCTACGGGCTTATCGATCTTTGAAGGCTGCGTGACCCAGTTGAAGGAGTCCGTATAATCCAGGGCACCGCTCTTCATATCCGCATCTTCCCCTTTGGCAAAAGCATATGCCGGCAGAAGTATAATTCCTACCAGCATCAATACGGCAACCCAC from Oceanidesulfovibrio marinus includes:
- a CDS encoding DUF3089 domain-containing protein; this translates as MKSGALDYTDSFNWVTQPSKIDKPVDVFYVHPTIFSGKDSTNMDVADKKLRAFAKGLTVAQAGVYSGSANLFAPFYRQQSGAVQDEFTARGGTDMFADPSFQLGARDVEAAFDYYLEHLNKDRPFIIAGHSQGTMTLINLMRKRFDDPALQKRLVAAYLIGYSVTTHDLEQYPWMKRAMGADDTGVIITYNTEGPDAKGSPVLLEGAIAINPVNWKNDSTLATREEHAGAVFFNDATGELIEKIDHFADAHVDPEKGVLVITNMKQPESPKIDLEHLGRFPAGVYHKFDYAFWFNNLKENVATRIQSYLAQHGGQ